The Dyadobacter sandarakinus DNA window GCAATGCGTCGATGTCTACCGCATTGATATCGTCCGTCAGCCGCACAGATTGCGTTGCCGGCATGCCCATCTGAAATTTCAAAAGTGCGTAGCTGATCTCAATCAGGTTCTGCACTTTCTGCCGCTCGGTACGCAGGTTGTTGAGTTGTACTTCGAGCCTGTTTACATCCAGCAATTCTACAAACCCGCTTTCATTCATGACTTTCGTTTCCAGCATGAGCGTGTCTACACGGCTGATGTTCAGATCCAGCAGCTTTGCGCGTTCTTCGGCCACCTGGGCCGAATAATACGCCTTGGTCACAGCTTCTGCCACGGATACTTTGGATTGGGTAATGCTTTTCTGAGCAAGCTCGCGGTAGGTAGCTGCTGCTTTTAAACCAATGAAATAAGATCCATTGAAGATCAGCTGCTGCAGTGTGGCCGCGGCTGTACCCTGGTACCTTACCCCAAACTTCACGGCTACCGGAGGTGCATCAGCGGACGCATTGGGATCCGCGAAGTTGGCCGGCAGGAAGAAGCGCTGGATGATCACATTGTCAGTGATATTGAAATTGGCAGTCACCTGTGGCAGCCCGGCAGCACGTATTTCACCAATCCGGGCTTCGGCGGAAAGTGCATCCAGCTGCGTGTTTTTTACATTCAGGTTGTTTTTGATGGCATAATCCACTGCCTGTGACAGTGAAAAGCTGTTGTCCTGGGCTTTCGCGTGACCAAAGCTGAGTATGATCGCGAACAGGGCGAAGCTGCGGCGCATAAAGGTTTCATTTTTCATGGGTGTTATATTCGATTGCTGATTTGCCTTTGATAGAATTGTAATGCTGCAAACCTTTTTCCGACAGTATACCCCGCAAAAAGTGGGTCAGCAGCTCCAATTGGATGTACATGACATTATGCTTTTTGTTGGTGAAAATCGTATGGTCAAAGGCCATCATCACCTGTTCGACGCGCAGGAGCGAGAGTATTTCGGTGTCAATGTCGGCATGGTAGAGCCCTAATGCAATGCCGCGGTCCAGGTTGTCGCGGATGTGCCGGAGTATGACCTCATGCTTATAGGAATCAAAAAGTCCCCAGGCATCCGGATAGTACTTTTTCAGGTCATACAGGAAAGTCGGGTTCATATGGGTGAGCGTTTGCTGCATTTGTTCAGTTGTAAAAATCATCTGCTCCACCGGATTGGGTCCCTGCTCGTCGATCCGCTCTATCTCACATTGCTCGTCGGCCAGTACCTGCCTGATAACCAACTCCAGAATCGCTTCCTTGTCTGCATAATGCTGGTAAATGGTACGCTTTGAAATTCCAAGTTCCCTGGCAATATCGTCCATGGTTACGCTCTTGATGCCGTAGCGCCAGAATAGCTTATAGGCCGATTGTATAATACGCTCTTTCACACCGGCAAATTTGTAATTTTCCGATCACAAAAACCAAGAAAACTCCGGAAAGTTTCAAAGTTTTCTGAGATCAAAAAAGTCTGACTGTTCTGATCCTTACAAGCAGGACGTAAGTCTAGATACAAGATACCGGTGAAGCGGGTTACGAAACCGGTATATTTCCCCTGCTGACATTATCTTATTGTTAAATATTGCTGCCTTTCATGATCTGGGAAAATCATCCTTTGGATTAAGCATTGTATTCCAGACAGATCCGGTAGTGCTGCAAGGCTTCCCGGGCTACTCTCTTGTAACCTCAGGTCTGTTTTTTGCTGACCTGCCTGTTCAAAAGTAGGCAGGCAGGCTGGTCGGGGTCAACCTAAGAAATACCAAATGGATGAAACCCGGTATGAACTTCGTTATTAGCCTGATAAATTGCTTTTGCAGGGGAATGATTTGCTGAATTCCGGTGTTTGGAAATCACATGAATTCTGGCCAAATTTCGGGTCGTTTCGTTCCTATTATTAACTCACAATTCATTAATTGCCATCGCGACAAACAAATCAATGAAAAGCTACATTGACCTGATTCAGCAGACGTTCGAATTTCCCACGATGGAGTTTAACGTTGATAACAACGAGCTGCTGTTCAACAATGTACCTCTGATGGATATCATCAAGGAACATGGTACGCCGTTAAAAATCAATTACCTGCCCAAGATCGGGGAGCATATTGAAAATGCCAATATGTTTTTCCGGAATGCGTTCAAGCGCCATAATTATAAAGGGACGTACACGTATTGCTACTGTACCAAGTCCTCCCATTTCAGCTTCGTGCTGGAAGAGGCTCTGAAGCATAATATTCACCTTGAAACTTCCTCGGCTTTTGATATTCCCATTATCCGGGAGTTGTACCGCCGCGGAAAGGTTACCAAGTCGACCTACATCCTTGCCAATGGTTACAAGCTGCCGCGTTATACCCAGTACCTCAGCGAGCTAATCAACGAGGGCTTTAATGTAGTGCCAATCCTGGACAACCTGAAAGAAATTGAGTCGTACGAGCAGCAGGTTACTGCGGATACCGTGTACTTTGGTATGCGCATCGCTACGGATGAGGAGCCGAATTTTGCTTTTTATACCTCCCGTCTTGGAATCCGCTATAATGATGTACAGCAGCTTTATAAAGAGAAAATAGAGACCAATCCGCGGTTCAAGCTCAAAATGCTGCATTTCTTTATCAATACCGGTATCAAGGACAGCGCATACTACTGGAGTGAGCTCACCCGGTTTATGTTCAAGTACTGCGAGATGAAGAAAATTTGTCCGGAACTTGACTCTATCGATATCGGCGGCGGGCTGCCTATCCAGACCTCCCTGCAGAGCGGCTACGATTACCAGCAGATGATCGATGAAATCATTGAAAACATTCAGTGGATCTGTAATAAGAACAATGTGCCTGTACCGCACATTTTTACAGAGTTCGGTAGCTATACTGTAGGAGAGAGCGGAGCGGTTATTTACGAGATTATCGATAAAAAGCTGCAAAACGATAAAGAGCTCTGGTATATGATCAACGGATCTTTTATCACCCAGCTGCCCGACTCCTGGGGCATGAACCAGAAGTACATCATGCTGCCGATCAACAACTGGGATAATCCGTACCAGAAAGTAAACCTGGGCGGGCTGACCTGCGATTCCCAGGACTTTTATAACAGTGAAATGCACAGCGCCGACTTGTACATGCCCATTTTTGAAGAGGATTCAGAAAAGCAGTACATAGGATTTTTCCATACAGGCGCCTATCAGGAATCACTGGGTGGATATGGCGGCATTCAGCATTGCCTGATTCCTGCACCCAAGCATGTGCTGGTAGACCGGGATGAGGATGGTAAAATCACAACGCGGGTGTTTGCGC harbors:
- a CDS encoding arginine decarboxylase, which gives rise to MKSYIDLIQQTFEFPTMEFNVDNNELLFNNVPLMDIIKEHGTPLKINYLPKIGEHIENANMFFRNAFKRHNYKGTYTYCYCTKSSHFSFVLEEALKHNIHLETSSAFDIPIIRELYRRGKVTKSTYILANGYKLPRYTQYLSELINEGFNVVPILDNLKEIESYEQQVTADTVYFGMRIATDEEPNFAFYTSRLGIRYNDVQQLYKEKIETNPRFKLKMLHFFINTGIKDSAYYWSELTRFMFKYCEMKKICPELDSIDIGGGLPIQTSLQSGYDYQQMIDEIIENIQWICNKNNVPVPHIFTEFGSYTVGESGAVIYEIIDKKLQNDKELWYMINGSFITQLPDSWGMNQKYIMLPINNWDNPYQKVNLGGLTCDSQDFYNSEMHSADLYMPIFEEDSEKQYIGFFHTGAYQESLGGYGGIQHCLIPAPKHVLVDRDEDGKITTRVFAQEQKSDSMLRILGFKDESYTSPEVKNEHESQPVEVEPELAETKI
- a CDS encoding TetR/AcrR family transcriptional regulator, with amino-acid sequence MKERIIQSAYKLFWRYGIKSVTMDDIARELGISKRTIYQHYADKEAILELVIRQVLADEQCEIERIDEQGPNPVEQMIFTTEQMQQTLTHMNPTFLYDLKKYYPDAWGLFDSYKHEVILRHIRDNLDRGIALGLYHADIDTEILSLLRVEQVMMAFDHTIFTNKKHNVMYIQLELLTHFLRGILSEKGLQHYNSIKGKSAIEYNTHEK
- a CDS encoding TolC family protein; its protein translation is MKNETFMRRSFALFAIILSFGHAKAQDNSFSLSQAVDYAIKNNLNVKNTQLDALSAEARIGEIRAAGLPQVTANFNITDNVIIQRFFLPANFADPNASADAPPVAVKFGVRYQGTAAATLQQLIFNGSYFIGLKAAATYRELAQKSITQSKVSVAEAVTKAYYSAQVAEERAKLLDLNISRVDTLMLETKVMNESGFVELLDVNRLEVQLNNLRTERQKVQNLIEISYALLKFQMGMPATQSVRLTDDINAVDIDALRASTSNLAASYENRVEFALLQTQEKLAGLDIRNVRAGYLPSLSLSFGYGHNNGQDSFTSLFSTKWFNNALLSLNLTVPIFDGFSKRYQLDQKKLALDKVKNNQTLLQQSIDLETSQASINIKNAFATLETQKRNLDLAQEIVRVSKIKYKEGVGSNIEVINAESSLKEAQTNYFTALYDLILAKVDLSRARGELYVEK